In the Nitrospirota bacterium genome, one interval contains:
- a CDS encoding DUF3365 domain-containing protein → MQAITLVIMFVISIITCPAFAGDDVGKMKTGAVAAAEEIIQMRSTLAQEFIKPDMEITEETFKNVCGAVGKRVKEIMENDGYKIRHASAKNRNPANAAAPDEVNILETFDHNREIKGQWDIVDTDGKKFQRYMKPIFVEDACLACHGPKDKRPQFIVDKYPNDSAYDFKTGDLRGMVEVMFRDDSGQD, encoded by the coding sequence ATGCAAGCCATAACTTTAGTGATAATGTTTGTCATTTCCATCATTACCTGCCCTGCTTTTGCCGGGGATGATGTTGGAAAGATGAAGACCGGTGCTGTTGCGGCGGCAGAAGAGATTATTCAGATGAGAAGCACCCTTGCCCAGGAGTTTATCAAACCTGATATGGAAATCACAGAGGAGACCTTTAAAAATGTCTGCGGGGCGGTTGGTAAAAGGGTAAAAGAGATCATGGAAAATGATGGGTATAAAATCAGACATGCCTCGGCCAAAAACAGAAACCCTGCAAATGCAGCTGCTCCGGATGAGGTTAATATCCTCGAAACCTTTGACCACAACAGGGAAATCAAAGGTCAATGGGATATAGTTGATACCGACGGAAAGAAATTTCAGAGGTACATGAAACCTATCTTTGTCGAAGACGCCTGTCTGGCTTGTCACGGACCAAAGGACAAGAGGCCGCAATTTATTGTTGATAAATACCCTAATGACAGTGCATATGACTTCAAGACCGGTGACCTGAGGGGTATGGTGGAGGTAATGTTTCGAGACGATTCGGGGCAGGACTAA
- a CDS encoding DUF167 domain-containing protein has product MNISVKVKPGSKKEDIERVDDSNFIAHVKAPPIEGKANDALVRLLSKYFGVPKNHIQIIKGTTGKYKLVEIVGRVK; this is encoded by the coding sequence ATGAATATCTCAGTTAAGGTAAAACCTGGTTCGAAAAAAGAAGATATAGAAAGGGTAGATGACTCAAACTTCATTGCCCATGTCAAGGCGCCGCCAATTGAAGGCAAGGCAAATGATGCCCTTGTCAGACTTTTAAGCAAATACTTCGGAGTCCCCAAAAATCATATTCAGATTATAAAGGGGACGACAGGCAAATATAAGCTGGTTGAGATAGTAGGCAGGGTTAAATAA
- a CDS encoding DsrE family protein translates to MNKKLGILLSTSPSDKNLETVIGLISAALRNNVSVYLYLDDDGVECIKDNRLVSMSGDGLKLSVCAYGAQKKGIEPSEVAMFGGLALLSELISACDRFIAFG, encoded by the coding sequence ATGAACAAAAAACTTGGCATATTATTATCAACTTCACCATCTGATAAGAATCTTGAGACCGTGATAGGTCTTATTTCTGCTGCGTTGCGCAATAATGTAAGCGTTTATCTCTACCTGGATGATGACGGAGTAGAGTGCATTAAAGATAACAGGCTTGTTTCCATGTCGGGAGATGGTTTGAAACTGTCTGTGTGTGCCTATGGCGCTCAGAAGAAGGGGATAGAGCCGAGTGAAGTTGCAATGTTCGGCGGACTTGCACTATTGTCTGAATTGATAAGCGCCTGTGACAGGTTTATCGCATTCGGGTAA
- a CDS encoding methyltransferase domain-containing protein: MDNDRIQKVYDNYAVFYDAIFGKLSDVGRMAALDRLFLKPGDKVLEVGVGTGLSLPRFPSFCRVHGIDMSEEMIRRAHKRVDRHGLSNVVIERMDACKMAFSDDTFDAVFAAFLISVVPDPIMLLSEIKRVCKKGGRITMVNHFKSNNKVISSIETAISPFCSKHLGFRTDLPLSFLLNDRELRLVARKRTSPVSVWEVVEFCNLKERGN; encoded by the coding sequence TTGGATAATGACAGAATTCAGAAAGTTTATGACAATTATGCTGTCTTCTATGATGCCATATTCGGGAAGCTTTCTGATGTCGGCAGGATGGCGGCGTTAGACAGGCTATTTTTAAAGCCGGGAGACAAAGTGCTGGAAGTAGGCGTTGGTACCGGTCTTTCCCTGCCGCGGTTCCCGTCTTTCTGCCGTGTTCACGGGATAGATATGTCAGAAGAGATGATAAGGCGGGCTCATAAGAGGGTAGATAGGCATGGACTCTCAAATGTAGTTATTGAAAGAATGGATGCGTGCAAAATGGCCTTTTCGGATGACACATTTGATGCAGTATTTGCAGCCTTTCTGATTTCAGTAGTGCCAGATCCTATAATGCTGCTGTCGGAGATCAAGAGGGTTTGCAAAAAAGGCGGACGGATTACTATGGTAAATCATTTCAAGAGTAATAATAAGGTAATATCATCAATAGAAACAGCCATATCACCATTCTGTAGTAAGCACCTTGGATTTCGGACTGATCTCCCGCTCTCTTTTCTCCTCAACGACAGGGAATTGAGATTAGTAGCCAGGAAACGCACTTCACCGGTGAGTGTATGGGAGGTTGTAGAGTTTTGTAACTTGAAGGAGAGAGGTAATTAA